The segment AGCGGTTCGGGGCGGACAGCACGTACACGGTGGCGAACGCCTGCTCCGCCTCCCTCTACGCCCTGGGCCTCGGTGCGGACCTGCTCGCGCTCGGTGAGGCCGACACCGTCGTCGTGGCCGGCGTGGACACCATCACGGAGAGCACCTACGGGCTCCTCGACCGGGTCTACCGGGAGGCCCCGGAGTCCGTGCGTCCCTTCGACCGGGACCGGCGGGGGATGCTGCAGGGCGACGGGGCGGCGGCGGTGGTGCTGCGCCGCGAGTCCGGGGAGTACGGGACGCGGGCGCACGCCCGGGTCCGTGGTGTCGGGCTGAACTGCGACGCCTACCACCCCTCCGCGCCGGACAGCGCGAGCATCGAGCGGGCCATGCGGGAGGCGTACCGACGGGCCGGCGTCAAGGCGGGCGACATCGATCTGGTGCTGCTGCACGGTACCGGGACGCCGCTGAACGACGAGGCCGAGGCGGTGGCGCTGAGGACCGTTCTCTCCGGAGCGTCGCGCTCGCCCCGGATGACGGCGATCAAGTCGATGATCGGGCACACCGCGGGGGCGTCCGGGCTGCACAGCCTGATCACGGCCGTCCAGGCGCTGCGCTCGGGCCGGGTGCCGCCGACGCTCGGTCTGGAACTGCCCATCGAGGAGGTGGCCGACTTCCGGCTGAGCCGGGAGCCGGCGACCGACCCGGAGCTGCGCCTCGCGCAGGTCGACTCGTTCGGGTTCGGCGGCCTCAACGCGGTGGCCGTGGTGGAGAGGATGGCTTGAGGTGCGCACACGCGTGGTGATCAGCGGGCTGGGCACGGCTCTGGCCGGCGTGTCGGGTCCCGGCGCGCTGCTCGGAGCCGGGGCCCCCGCGGCCGGCCCGGACCCGGTGAGCACATTGCGGGGTCCCGGCCTGCGGTACAAGGACCGTGCCACCAAGCTCGCGCTGTGCGCGGCCGAGCGGGCGCTGCGCGACGCGGGGCTGCTCGACGCGGACGGCGCGGTGTCCGACGGCTCGGAGAAGGACGGCTCGGGCGCGGACCGGCCGGACTTCGGTGTCGTGGTCAGCACCAACTGGGGGAACGTGGACACCGTCTGCGACACCTCGGCGACCATCCGGGAGCGCGGCTACGCGGCGACGAGTCCGATGCTGCTGCCGAACACGGCGAGCAATGTCACCGCTTCCTGGGTGGCGATCACCCACGGGCTGCGCGGCGCCAACGTGACCTTGTGCAATGGGCCCACGTCCGGGCTCGACGCGGTCCACTGGGCCCGCAACCTCATCGCCTCCGGCCGTCTGACCCGCGCCCTGGTGATCGGCGTCGAGCCGGTGAACGCACCGGTCGAGCGGCTCGTCGGCGGGGCCGGGGACGAGGGCGTCCCGCTCCTGGACGGCGCCGTCGCGCTCGTCGCCGAGGCGGAGGAGGCCGTGCTGGCCCGCGGGGGCCGGTCTCTCGCCGCCGTCGGCCCCTACGCGCGCCGCTCCGACCTGGGCGCGGCCGTGTCGGAGGTCCGGCGGCACGAGACGGCGCCGCCGGGCCTGTGGTACCTGCCCGAGCCGCCGCTCGGGGCCGTCGCGCCGGCCCGTCCGGACCAGGGTTCGGTGCCGACCCACGACCTGAGTGCGCGGTTCGGCCGCTGCTCGGGAGCGCTGGGCGTCCTGCAGTGCGTGGCTGCCACCGCCGAGCTGGTCCGGACGGGGCACACGTCCGTGCTGGCCTCGGCGGGCCACGGCACCGGGCCGGGGCGGCAGGGCACGGGTGACGACGCGGCGGCGGCACTGCTGCTTCTCTCCTCGTCCGCGTCGGGGGGTGCGCCGTGACGGAGTTGAGGGTCGCGTTGCTGCACGGCCTCGCGGGCAGCACCGCGCTGTGGCAGCCGTGGTGCGCACAGCCGCCCGACGGGGTGGAGCTGCTTCCCGTCGACATCGACTGGCCGGTCGACGGCTCCGCGCACCCCGAGGGGCCGGGCGATCCCGCGGAGCTGGTCGCGCGGGCGGTGCGTACCACCGGGGCCGAGGTCGTGGTGGCGCACTCGTTCGCGGCCAACGCCCTGCTGGAGTTCCTCGTCCGGGAGCACGACAGCGGTCTGCGGGGCGCGGTGCTCGTGTCGCCGTTCTACCGGCCCCGGCAGCGGGACTTCGACTGGTCGGCGATCTCCTACTACTTCAACCGTTTCCATCTCATCCTCGAAGAAGGGCTCAGCGTCTCGTCCGGCGACCGGCTGCCGCCCGCGACCCGGGAGTCCATGGCCCTCCGGGTACGGGAGCGGATCGGGCCGTACGGATGGATGGACTTCTTCGGCGCGTACCTGCGGACCCCCCATCTCGCCGTACACCGCGTCCGCCTCCCGGTGCTCATCGTCGCGGGCGAGAACGACTTCGCCGCGCGCCCCACGGACGCGGCGGCGCTCGACCGGGCGCTGCCCGCCGGACGTCTCGAACTCCTGCCGTCCTGCGGGCACTTCCCGATGGCCGAGCAGCCCGCCCGGTTCGGTGGACTCCTCACCGATTTCCTCGGTTCGCTCACCGCCGCACCCCATCCCCCCGGCGGCCCGCCGCCGGCCATCACCTCACTGGAGATGACGTGATAGAGGCCTCTGTCTCTGCTGCCCGCCCGCTGCCCACCGCCTCCCCGGTGACCCGGCGCACCACGACGGTCCGGCTCAGGCCCCGTTTCGAGGGGTCGAACATCTGTACCTGGATCGGCTTCAAGCACGTCAACTACCTGGTGGAGGAGGCCGTGCTCGAACACTTCCGGCGCGGTGGCTGGGCCGCCGGGATGCTGTACGAGGACTACGGGCTCTGCGTCGACATCGTGGACATCAACGCCCGGATCCTGTCCGCCACGCACATCGACGACGACGTGACGGCGCAGGTCGTGCCGGAGGAGCAGCCCGTCGACGGGGAGATGGCGCTCTCCGTCACCCTTCATGTGGACGGCCCGACGCCGGTGAAGACCGTCGCCGCGAAGGTACGGGTGGCCCTGCGCGTCGACCCGCGCGGGGGCGCCGCCGCACCGGTCCCCGCACCGGTCGAACCGTTCTCCGTGGACCGGATCGCCCGCTCCGCGCTCGTCCAGGTGCCACTCGCCGCCGCGCCGCCGGCCAAGGCCGAGGACGGTGAGGCGCTGCTCGCCGAGCTGACCGGCCACTCCAACGCGTACGGGTGGAAGTGGCGGGTCCCCTACTTCTACTGCCACTTCACCGAGCGTCTGCAGATGTCCGGCTATCTGCGTCTGATGGAGGAGGCGGTCGACCTGTTCCTGGAGGACCGCGGCATCTCCATCAAGCGGCTGCTCGACGAGCAGGACTGGATTCCGGTGGTGCCGCAGAACTCGGTCTCCATGCTGGAGGAGGTGGGGATGGAGGAGGAGCTGTACACGGTCCTCACCGTCGAGAACGTGTTCAAGCGGCTCACCTACACGGCCCGGATGGACTGCTACGTGCTGCGCGACGGCGTTCCGGTGCACACGGCGACGGGCCGGATCACCCATGGGTACGCGAAGATCGAGAGCCGTCACGACTGGAGCCTGGCGGAGTTCGACGACCGGATGATCCGCGGCCTGAACGGGCAGCAGGGCTGATGGAGCCCGTCCTCATCACCGGCACCGGGGCCGTGACCTGTCACGGCCCCGGGACGCGCGCGCTGTGGGACGCGATGACGACGGGCGCCGCCCGGCCGCCCGACAAGCTCCCCGATCCGCATGCCCGGATGGATCTGCCGCTGATGTATCTGGTGCCCGAGGACGGGCCGGCGGACCGGGCCGGGCACCGGTCCGCGGACGGGGCCGGACGGGCGACGTCGTTCGCGCTCGCCGCGGCCCGGGAGGCGCTCGCCGAGGCCGGGATCGAGCCGGGGCTCCTGCCCGCGAGCCGGACCGCGGTCGTCCTCGGCACCTGCATGGGGTCCACCGGGGAGCAGGAACGGGACCGGGTCGAGGACGGGCGCGCCCGGGCGTCGTCGGACGGCGAGGAGTGGCGTCCCGGCTTCGACGTCGCGACCGGGCTCGCGGCGGCCCTCGGCGTCGGCGGTGTCGTCACGAGTGTGAGCAACGCCTGCGCGGCGAGCGGCTTCGCGCTGGGCATCGCCGCCGACCTCATCCGCTGCGGCGAGGCCGACGTGGTGATCAGCGGCGGAGCCGACGCCTACTCCCGCATCGCGCTGGCGAGCTTCAACCGGATGGGAGCCGTGGACGCCAGGGGCTGCCGCCCGTTCGCGGTGGACCGGGCGGGCACGGTGTTCGGCGAGGGTGCCGCCGTGGTGGTCCTGGAGTCGGCCGCGCACGCCGCGGCCCGCGGGGCGCGCCCGTCGGCCGAGCTGGCGGACTGCGGCTGGAGCTGCGACGCCCACCATCCGACGGCGCCCGAGCCGGGCGGCGAGCAGATCACCCGGACGATGCGGCTGACGCTTCGGGCGTCAGGGCTCGGTCCCGGCGACATCGGCTGTGTCATCCCGCACGGAACGGGCACCCGGCTCAACGACCAGGTGGAGAGCGCTGCGCTGAACAGCGTGTTCGCCGGCGCGGACGGCGGGGTGCCGCCGCTCTACAGTCTGAAGGCGCTCATCGGCCACACCGGTGGCGCCGCCGCCGGGCTCGCCGCGGTCGCCGCGACGCTCGTCGTGCGGCACGGGTCCGTACCCGGCAATGTGCCGCTGGGCCGGCAGGACCCGGAGTGCGCCGTCCCGGTGTTCCCGGCCCCGGTCCCGCTCGGGAACCCGGCGGTGCTGGTGAACGCCTACGCGTTCGGCGGCAACAACGCCTCGTTCGTGGTCCGGGAGGCGGTCCCGTGCTGACGGTCGCCCAGGACGAGGTGGTGGTGACGGGCGTCGGCCTGGTGTCGCCCCGGCGGACCCCGGCCGGTGTGCTGGACCCCGCTCCCACGGAAGCGGACGCCGAGTGGTTCGACGCGCGGGCCGAGCTGGGGCCGCGCGGCCACAAGTACCTGCCGCCCGGGGCCCGCTATCTGCTGGCCGCGGGCCGTCGGGCGCTGCGTGCGGCCGGCCCGGCGGACGGGGTGCCGCCCGAGCTGCGCGGTCTGGTCCTCGGGACGAACAGCGCCCTCGCCCCGCTGTTCCGGGACATGGACCGGACGGTGATCGAGAGCGGCGCGGAGCGTCTCAGTCCGGCGACCGCTCCCTACTTCGCGATCAACGTCCTCGCCAGCAGGCTCGCCTCGGAGGAGATGTTCAAGGGGTTCAGTCTGACGCTCACCTCCCCGGCCGTGGCCGGCCTGGAGGCGGTGGAGGTCGCGACGCGCGCACTGCGCCTCGGCCGGGCCCGTACTGTGCTCGTCACCGCGGCCGAGGACCGGGTCCCGCCGGGGGAACCCGGCGCGGGGAGCGGCGAGGAGGGCGCCGTGGGGCTCGTCCTCGAACCCCGGGCCCACGCGGAGCGGCGCGGAGCGCACATCCAGGGGGTGTGCCGGGTCCGCTCGGCCTTCGTGCCTCCGGCCGGAGGGCGGGACGCACCGGGCGGGGAACTGAGCCGCCGCGTGGCGGACCTGGTCCACGCGCTGTGCCCGGAGTGGGAGCGGCACCCCCTGCCGGTGTACGCGGTCCTCGACGGTTCGGCGCGCGGCCGGGCCGTCGCCCGGGAACTCGCGTCGCTGACCGCCGGGGCCCGGCCGCTGCACGAGAGGACCGCGGGCGCGGGGTGCCTCGCCCCGCTGCTGCACGCGGCGGCCCTGCTCTCCACCGGGGCCGAGGACTGCGTCGTCGTCACCGCGACGGCGACCGGACAGCTCGCGGCGGCCCGCGTCGGCGGCGCCGCCACTCACCATCACCCGGCGGGAGGGATCGATGCCGAAGTCTCTGCGTGACAGCTGGTGTCTGGTACTGGGGGTCTCCAGCGGCATGGGCCGGGCGACCGCCCTGGCGCTGGCCGAGGAGGGCGCCCACATCATCGGGGTGCACTTCGACCACGGTGAAGCGGCGGCGCGGGCCAAGGAGTTGGAGGGCGAGCTCCGGGCGCTCGGCTCCCGGGCCCACCTGTTCAACGCCAACGCCGCCGCCGCCCGCACCCGACAGCGACTCATCCCCACCATCACGGAGTTGACCGGCGGTGCGGGTCTGCTGACGGTGCTGCACTCGCTGGCCTTCGGGTCCCTCGTGCCGTTCCTTCCGCGGGACGACGACAAGACCGTCCTCACCCCGCGGCAGATGGACATGACGCTCGACGTCATGGCGCACAGCCTCGTGTACTGGACGCAGGATCTGATGGCGGCGGGGCTGCTGTGCCACGGCGCGAAGATCCTCGCCATGACCAGCGCCGGGACGAGCCAGGTGCTGCCGAGCTACGGGGCCGTGTCGGCGGCCAAGGCGGCACTGGAGTCGCATGTCCGTCAGCTCGCCTGCGAACTGGCGCCGCGCGGCGTCTCGGTGAACGCGCTGCGGGCGGGTGTCACCGTCACCCCGTCGCTGCTGCGCATCCCGGGCCACGCCGAGTTCGTGGACCGGTCCGCCTCGGTCAACCCGCACGGCCGGCTGACCCGGCCCGAGGACGTGGCCGACGTGGTCGTCATGCTCTCGCGCGCCGAGTCCTCGTGGCTGACCGGCAACACCATCGGCGTCGACGGCGCGGAGCTGGTCGCCGCGGGAACCACCTGGAACAGGAACCGCGGCGACGACGCGCCGCACGAGGGAAGGGGCGCCCACTGATGGCTGTCATCTCACCGGCCCGCAGGTCCACCGTGATCTCGGACTGGTCGGCGCTGTCGCCGTACGGCATCGGCGGCGAGGCGTTCACGGAAGGGGTGCGGGCCGGACGGACCGTCGTCCCCCGGCTCAACAGCGAGGAATGGCAGGCCCCTTCCGACCAGGTCTGCCTGGTCCCGGGCTTCGACGTGGTCGAGGCGCTGGGCAGCCGGGGCACCCGTTCCATGGACCGGCTCACCGGCATCACGGTGGCCACGCTCGGCTCGCTCCTCGAACCGTTCGGGTCGCGCAAGCCGCTTCCCTCGGCCCCCGAGAGGGTCGGGCTCGTCCTCGGCACGGGCTCCGGCAGCGTGCAGAGCACCATGGACTTCACCCGGGACTCCCTCACCGGCGCCAAGCCCTTCTACGTCGACCCGGCGCGCTTCCCGAACACGGTGATGAACCGGGCCGCCGGCCAGAGCGCCATCTGGTACGGCTTCAAGGGACCGAACGCCACCCTCGCGGGGGGCCCGCTGACCGGCCTGCAGGCCCTGCGCTACGCGACACGGCTGCGCGAGCGGGGGCACTGCGAGGCCGTGCTGTGCGGTGCGGTCGAGGAGTTCTCGGTGCAGCGCGCCTGGCTGGACTGGCACACCGGCGATCCCCGCGACAGGGGCGCGACCCCGCTCGCCGAGGGCTGCGCCATGTTCCTCCTGGAGGACGCGGACTCCGCGGCGCGGCAGGGCCGTCGGCCGCGCGCGGAGATCCTCTCGGCGCGGTTCGCCGCGTTCCACTCGCCGGAGGACCTGCGCCCGACGCTCGTCCGGTGCATCCGCAACGCCCTGCGGGACGCGGGAGTGAGTCCCGCCGAGGTACGTCTCGCGGCTCCGTCGGACGCGACCGGCGGCCCGCCCGGGGTCGAGGCGGAAGCCCTCGCCGAGGCGATGGACGGCACCGAGGCCGAACTCGTGCGGGTCCGCGACCTGTTCGGCGACGCCTCCGCCGCGTCGGCCGCCCTGCAGCTGGCCGCCGTGCTCGCCGTCGGCCCGACCGGGCCCGGTGACGGCGGCGTCGCCCTGGTGACCTCCCTCGACGGGGACGGCCTCGTCGCCTGTACGGTCCTGCGCCTGCTGTGACCCCCGACCGTGCCGTGGCCCGCCCACCGCACCCCCGATCGTCCCTCCCCCGGAAAGGAAGCCCATGTCCGAGCAGACCGGCACCGAACTGGACCTGGAAGCGCTGCGCGTCCTGATCGCCGAGATCCTGGACGTCGACGTCGCGGAGGTCTCCGACGACGCGCACTTCGTCAACGACCTGGGCGTGGACTCGCTCATGGCCCTGGAGATCACCGTCCGCCTGGAGCAGGAGTTCTCCGTCACGCTGGCCGAGGAGGAGCTGCAGAAGATCTCCACCCTGGCGACGACCCACGCACTCCTCGAAGAGACGCTGCGGGCCGCCTCATGACGGCGACGGCGCCCTCGCTGCTCGGACTGGCCTCGCGGACGGTGGAGTTCACGGACGACACGGTGACGGCTCTGGCCACGGTCGATCCCGGGTACGAGGCGTTCCCGGGGCACTATCCCGGGTTCCCGGTGTTCCCCGGGGTCGGCCTCCTCGAGTTGGCCGACGGCACGGTGACGGCCGACCAGGAGCGCCGGGGCCGCACCGTGGAGCTCGTCGGCGTGGAGCTCTGCAGGTTCCGCGAACCCGTCTTCCCGGGCGACGAACTGACGATCCGGGTGACGTACCAGGCACCGCCGGCGGGCGACTCCGGGGTGCGCTCCACGGTGGCGATCGACACGGGGCGGGGCCGAGCCGCCGACCTGCGGATCGTCCACGAGCACCGGCCGGCGGCCGGGCCCGGAGGTGCGGTGTGACCAGGCAGCCGGAGTCGGCGGACGTCGCCGGCATCACCCGGATCATTCCGCACCGGTACCCGATGCTGCTCGTCGACCGGGTGACCGCCGCCGTGCCCGGGGAGCGGCTCACCGCCGTCAAGGCCGTCACGGTGAACGAACCGCACTACCGCAGGGTGCCGGCCGGTGCCCCGTCGGCCGGGTTCCGCTATCCGCTGCCGCTGCTCGTGGAGTCCTGGGCGCAGGCGGCGGTCCTGCTGGCCGTCTGGGACACCCCCAACCCCGATGTGACCACCGGCAAGGTGGAACTCGCCGGAGCGCTGGACCGGATGCGGTTCGGCCACCCCGTGTATCCGGGTGATGTGCTCGAACACGAGGTGCACGTCGTCCGCGCGGTCGGTGACACCACCCTGCTCGCCGGACGGACCCTCGTCGGCGGCTCCACGGCGCTGGAGGTCGGGAACTTCATCGTCGCCCTCCGCCCGCTTTCCGATCTCGCCCATCCCCAGCCCCTTCACTGAGGAGTCACGAGCATGCCCGGACAGGACCGTCCCGTCGCCCTGGTCACCGGTGGATCCCGGGGGATCGGGCGCGCGGTGGTACAACGGCTGGCCCAGGACGGCTACGACATCGCGTTCTGCTACCGCTCCCAGCCCGAGTCGGCCGAGAAGACCGCGGAGCTTGCCCGTACGACGGGGGCGCGCGTCCTCGCCCATCGGGCCGACGTCGCCGATCCGGCCGCCGCCCGGGCCTTCGTCGCGCTGACGGAGAAGGAGGTGGGGCCGGTCGACACGGTGGTCAGCTGCGCGGGGATCATCCGCGACAAGCCCCTGGTGCTGATGGCCCAGGAGGACTGGCAGGACGTCGTCGACGTCAATCTGAACGGCACCTACAACATCTGCCGGGCCGCGGTCTTCCCGATGATGAAGCGCCGCGCCGGATCCCTGGTGACCCTCTCCTCGGTGGCCGGTGTGTACGGCAACGTCGGGCAGTCCAACTACGCCGCCACCAAGGCCGGGATCATCGGCTTCACCCGGTCCGTGGCCAAGGAGCTGGGGCGCTACGGGATCCGCGCGAACGTCGTCGCGCCGGGGTTCGTCGCCACCGACATGACCGCGGAACTGAGCGGTGCCGTCGCCGAGCAGATGCGGGAGCGCATCGCGCTCGACCGTTTCGGCGAGCCCGAAGAGGTCGCGGACCTGGTGTCGTTCCTGGTCTCCGACCGTGCCGCGTACATCACGGGCCAGGTCGTCCAGATCGACGGCGGCATCTCTCTCTGACCTCCGAAAGGGGACGGTGATGGCACCACCCGACCGCGGTGCGGGCCGGACGGCCGTACCGAAGCGCCGCTTCTACTTCTCCTTGCGCAGCCCTTATTCCTGGCTCGCCCACCATGATCTGATGAACCGCCATGCCGGGTCGGCCGACACCCTGGAGTGGGTGCCGTACTGGGAGCCCGACGAACGGACCACGGCGCTTCTCGCGGACACGGGCAGCACGTTCGTGTACACGCAGATGTCGCGGGCCAAGCACTTCTACATCCTCGCCGATGTGCGTCGACTTGCGACCTCCCGTGGTCTGAAGGTCAGTTGGCCGGTCGATCACACACCGGTGTGGGAGGTGCCCCACCTGGCGTATCTCGCCGCCCGCCGCCGGGGGTTCGGACCGGCCTTCGTGGAGCAGGCCCAACAGGCCCGCTGGCAGGAGGGGCTGGACATCTGCGATCGGGCGACCATGGCCGGCATCGCGGACCGGCTGGGCCTGGCCCGGGACGTCCTCACCGAGGCCGTCGACGATCCGGGGCTGCGCGAGGAAGGCGCCGAGGCACTGCGGTCGGCGATCCGCGAAGGCGTGTTCGGGGTTCCCTTCTTCGTCAACGGTCACGACAAGTACTGGGGCGTCGACCGGCTCTCCGCCTTCCTCGCCTCGTTGGCCCCGGACGGCGACGCGGGCGGCGGCCCCGGTCCCGGTCCCAGTTCCGGTTCCGGCTCCGCTTCCGCTTCCGAGTCGGTCCTGGCGGAGGCGGACGTCCGCCCGGGAGGTGACATCGGCCATGCGGGTGGATGCGGCTGATCCGTCGAGGACCTTCGAACCCCTCGGCCCCGGGACCGTGTCCGAGGTCGTCGCCTCCGGCGACTGGTCGTTCGGGGTCCACCGGCAGGGCACCGGGACGCCCGTGGTGCTGCTGCACGGGCTGCTCACCGACAGCAGGGTCTGGCTCCCGGTCATGGCCGGGCTCCGTCACGAGCACCCCGTCGTCGCGATCGACGGGCCCGGGCACGGTCTCGCCCCGGCCCGTGACACCCCGTACACCCTGGAGGAGGAGGTGGACCGGCTCGCCGATGCCTACCGGGCGTTCGGGGACGGCCGCCCCACCGTCTGGGTCGGCCACTCGATGGGCGGGATGAAAGCGCTGCGGATGGCGCTGCGGCATCCCTCCCTGGTCTCGGGACTCGTGCTCGTCGACACACAGCCGTATTCCGAGCCGGAGTCCACGGCCCGGCCGTTCCTGGCGATGGTCGAGACCGTCCTCAGCTACGGGATGAGCGAGGATCTCGCCCGGATGGTCGCTCGGCTGAACTTCCACCGCTCGTTCCAGGGCAGCGACTCCGCCCGGTACTGGATCGATCACTTCCAGACTCTGACGGGTGAGCGGATCGAGCAGGCCTGCAACTCGGTCTACACGCGCGGCGACATCGCGGACCTGCTGCCGGGCATCACCGTCCCGACGCTGGTCGTGCACGGGAGCGGCGACGTACCGATCCGGCCTCCGGTCGCCGCCCGCTACACGGCGCTCCTCCCGCACGCCCGGCTCGTCGAGCTCCCGGACACCGGCCACACCCCGCCGGTCGAGCGCCCGACCGAACTCCTGTCCCTGATCGGGGAGTTCCTCGCG is part of the Streptomyces sp. NBC_00250 genome and harbors:
- a CDS encoding alpha/beta fold hydrolase; this encodes MRVDAADPSRTFEPLGPGTVSEVVASGDWSFGVHRQGTGTPVVLLHGLLTDSRVWLPVMAGLRHEHPVVAIDGPGHGLAPARDTPYTLEEEVDRLADAYRAFGDGRPTVWVGHSMGGMKALRMALRHPSLVSGLVLVDTQPYSEPESTARPFLAMVETVLSYGMSEDLARMVARLNFHRSFQGSDSARYWIDHFQTLTGERIEQACNSVYTRGDIADLLPGITVPTLVVHGSGDVPIRPPVAARYTALLPHARLVELPDTGHTPPVERPTELLSLIGEFLAAGARAQSSPTSALEDQ
- a CDS encoding beta-ketoacyl synthase N-terminal-like domain-containing protein, with the protein product MAVISPARRSTVISDWSALSPYGIGGEAFTEGVRAGRTVVPRLNSEEWQAPSDQVCLVPGFDVVEALGSRGTRSMDRLTGITVATLGSLLEPFGSRKPLPSAPERVGLVLGTGSGSVQSTMDFTRDSLTGAKPFYVDPARFPNTVMNRAAGQSAIWYGFKGPNATLAGGPLTGLQALRYATRLRERGHCEAVLCGAVEEFSVQRAWLDWHTGDPRDRGATPLAEGCAMFLLEDADSAARQGRRPRAEILSARFAAFHSPEDLRPTLVRCIRNALRDAGVSPAEVRLAAPSDATGGPPGVEAEALAEAMDGTEAELVRVRDLFGDASAASAALQLAAVLAVGPTGPGDGGVALVTSLDGDGLVACTVLRLL
- a CDS encoding 3-hydroxyacyl-ACP dehydratase FabZ family protein; protein product: MTRQPESADVAGITRIIPHRYPMLLVDRVTAAVPGERLTAVKAVTVNEPHYRRVPAGAPSAGFRYPLPLLVESWAQAAVLLAVWDTPNPDVTTGKVELAGALDRMRFGHPVYPGDVLEHEVHVVRAVGDTTLLAGRTLVGGSTALEVGNFIVALRPLSDLAHPQPLH
- a CDS encoding beta-ketoacyl-[acyl-carrier-protein] synthase family protein; protein product: MEPVLITGTGAVTCHGPGTRALWDAMTTGAARPPDKLPDPHARMDLPLMYLVPEDGPADRAGHRSADGAGRATSFALAAAREALAEAGIEPGLLPASRTAVVLGTCMGSTGEQERDRVEDGRARASSDGEEWRPGFDVATGLAAALGVGGVVTSVSNACAASGFALGIAADLIRCGEADVVISGGADAYSRIALASFNRMGAVDARGCRPFAVDRAGTVFGEGAAVVVLESAAHAAARGARPSAELADCGWSCDAHHPTAPEPGGEQITRTMRLTLRASGLGPGDIGCVIPHGTGTRLNDQVESAALNSVFAGADGGVPPLYSLKALIGHTGGAAAGLAAVAATLVVRHGSVPGNVPLGRQDPECAVPVFPAPVPLGNPAVLVNAYAFGGNNASFVVREAVPC
- a CDS encoding beta-ketoacyl synthase N-terminal-like domain-containing protein; this translates as MLTVAQDEVVVTGVGLVSPRRTPAGVLDPAPTEADAEWFDARAELGPRGHKYLPPGARYLLAAGRRALRAAGPADGVPPELRGLVLGTNSALAPLFRDMDRTVIESGAERLSPATAPYFAINVLASRLASEEMFKGFSLTLTSPAVAGLEAVEVATRALRLGRARTVLVTAAEDRVPPGEPGAGSGEEGAVGLVLEPRAHAERRGAHIQGVCRVRSAFVPPAGGRDAPGGELSRRVADLVHALCPEWERHPLPVYAVLDGSARGRAVARELASLTAGARPLHERTAGAGCLAPLLHAAALLSTGAEDCVVVTATATGQLAAARVGGAATHHHPAGGIDAEVSA
- a CDS encoding SDR family oxidoreductase, translating into MPKSLRDSWCLVLGVSSGMGRATALALAEEGAHIIGVHFDHGEAAARAKELEGELRALGSRAHLFNANAAAARTRQRLIPTITELTGGAGLLTVLHSLAFGSLVPFLPRDDDKTVLTPRQMDMTLDVMAHSLVYWTQDLMAAGLLCHGAKILAMTSAGTSQVLPSYGAVSAAKAALESHVRQLACELAPRGVSVNALRAGVTVTPSLLRIPGHAEFVDRSASVNPHGRLTRPEDVADVVVMLSRAESSWLTGNTIGVDGAELVAAGTTWNRNRGDDAPHEGRGAH
- a CDS encoding beta-ketoacyl synthase N-terminal-like domain-containing protein; the protein is MRTRVVISGLGTALAGVSGPGALLGAGAPAAGPDPVSTLRGPGLRYKDRATKLALCAAERALRDAGLLDADGAVSDGSEKDGSGADRPDFGVVVSTNWGNVDTVCDTSATIRERGYAATSPMLLPNTASNVTASWVAITHGLRGANVTLCNGPTSGLDAVHWARNLIASGRLTRALVIGVEPVNAPVERLVGGAGDEGVPLLDGAVALVAEAEEAVLARGGRSLAAVGPYARRSDLGAAVSEVRRHETAPPGLWYLPEPPLGAVAPARPDQGSVPTHDLSARFGRCSGALGVLQCVAATAELVRTGHTSVLASAGHGTGPGRQGTGDDAAAALLLLSSSASGGAP
- a CDS encoding 2-hydroxychromene-2-carboxylate isomerase, coding for MAPPDRGAGRTAVPKRRFYFSLRSPYSWLAHHDLMNRHAGSADTLEWVPYWEPDERTTALLADTGSTFVYTQMSRAKHFYILADVRRLATSRGLKVSWPVDHTPVWEVPHLAYLAARRRGFGPAFVEQAQQARWQEGLDICDRATMAGIADRLGLARDVLTEAVDDPGLREEGAEALRSAIREGVFGVPFFVNGHDKYWGVDRLSAFLASLAPDGDAGGGPGPGPSSGSGSASASESVLAEADVRPGGDIGHAGGCG
- a CDS encoding alpha/beta fold hydrolase, giving the protein MTELRVALLHGLAGSTALWQPWCAQPPDGVELLPVDIDWPVDGSAHPEGPGDPAELVARAVRTTGAEVVVAHSFAANALLEFLVREHDSGLRGAVLVSPFYRPRQRDFDWSAISYYFNRFHLILEEGLSVSSGDRLPPATRESMALRVRERIGPYGWMDFFGAYLRTPHLAVHRVRLPVLIVAGENDFAARPTDAAALDRALPAGRLELLPSCGHFPMAEQPARFGGLLTDFLGSLTAAPHPPGGPPPAITSLEMT
- a CDS encoding beta-ketoacyl synthase N-terminal-like domain-containing protein; translated protein: MSVLITGMGAVTSVGAGVDDTFDALCAGRSGVAELRGFDRTKFRARHAYEIDDRPAPGADVPLRATGWLLDAVAAALRDAELPEDLAGVPVLVGTTLRELRSVELGWCEAAPFDPAELHFGTALRERFGADSTYTVANACSASLYALGLGADLLALGEADTVVVAGVDTITESTYGLLDRVYREAPESVRPFDRDRRGMLQGDGAAAVVLRRESGEYGTRAHARVRGVGLNCDAYHPSAPDSASIERAMREAYRRAGVKAGDIDLVLLHGTGTPLNDEAEAVALRTVLSGASRSPRMTAIKSMIGHTAGASGLHSLITAVQALRSGRVPPTLGLELPIEEVADFRLSREPATDPELRLAQVDSFGFGGLNAVAVVERMA
- a CDS encoding acyl carrier protein, which gives rise to MSEQTGTELDLEALRVLIAEILDVDVAEVSDDAHFVNDLGVDSLMALEITVRLEQEFSVTLAEEELQKISTLATTHALLEETLRAAS
- the fabG gene encoding 3-oxoacyl-[acyl-carrier-protein] reductase, which translates into the protein MPGQDRPVALVTGGSRGIGRAVVQRLAQDGYDIAFCYRSQPESAEKTAELARTTGARVLAHRADVADPAAARAFVALTEKEVGPVDTVVSCAGIIRDKPLVLMAQEDWQDVVDVNLNGTYNICRAAVFPMMKRRAGSLVTLSSVAGVYGNVGQSNYAATKAGIIGFTRSVAKELGRYGIRANVVAPGFVATDMTAELSGAVAEQMRERIALDRFGEPEEVADLVSFLVSDRAAYITGQVVQIDGGISL
- a CDS encoding 3-hydroxyacyl-ACP dehydratase FabZ family protein — encoded protein: MTATAPSLLGLASRTVEFTDDTVTALATVDPGYEAFPGHYPGFPVFPGVGLLELADGTVTADQERRGRTVELVGVELCRFREPVFPGDELTIRVTYQAPPAGDSGVRSTVAIDTGRGRAADLRIVHEHRPAAGPGGAV